From Penicillium psychrofluorescens genome assembly, chromosome: 6, one genomic window encodes:
- a CDS encoding uncharacterized protein (ID:PFLUO_008962-T1.cds;~source:funannotate) encodes MADNTPIDIIRSHDSNDSNFEHASRHGQDHNAQPQTEPQPDGDEDEKDNRALPPDGGYGWVCVASVFWINAHTWGINSSYGVFLSYYLSHDVFPDTSVLAYAFTGGLSISCALLIAPLSTYLIHLYGTRIVVNLGVFFETLSFIGASFASKKWQIFLSQGVCFGLGMGFLFVGSVSIAPQWFLKRRSVAMGITAAGSGLGGLIWSLAVGAMIPRIGLAWTFRVLGIVSCAVNLVSANLLRDRNKVIGSRLTAFHFPLLRRPEFLFFLCWGFFSMLGYVSLLFSMADFALSIGLSSHQASIVSALLNLGQGLGRPFVGMFSDRLGRINIATLLSFCCGFFCLIIWIFADSMGVACFFAVLVGTVSGTYWATVSPVLAEIIGLKDLPSGLSIAWLCLVAPCTVAEPIALELRTHLPGGGTSYQHLQIFTGFAYVAASLFLWLVRGWKVGEQEREERRREEATQGGPLTEEVAGNEKRDRPATILSTSTSAATTNAQLWAPFGLVRRMVAMKRV; translated from the exons ATGGCGGACAATACTCCGATTGATATTATTCGTTCGCACGACAGTAACGACTCAAATTTTGAACACGCCTCGCGACATGGGCAAGACCACAATGCGCAGCCACAGACGGAGCCACAGCCTGacggcgacgaagacgagaaAGACAACCGTGCATTGCCTCCAGACGGAGGATATGGCTGGGTCTGTGTCGCGTCCGTCTTCTGGATCAATGCGCACACCTGGGGAATCAATAGC AGCTATGGCGTCTTTCTCTCTTACTATCTCTCCCATGATGTATTCCCCGATACCTCGGTCCTCGCATACGCCTTCACAGGCGGTCTCAGCATCTCTTGCGCTTTACTCATTGCCCCGCTCTCTACATACCTGATCCATCTGTACGGCACACGCATTGTCGTGAATctcggcgtcttcttcgagacACTGTCTTTCATTGGGGCCTCGTTTGCTTCCAAAAAATGGCAGATTTTCCTGAGCCAGGGTGTTTGCTTTGGCCTCGGGATGGGATTTCTGTTCGTGGGTAGCGTCAGCATTGCTCCGCAGTGGTTCCTGAAGCGCCGAAGTGTTGCCATGGGCATCACGGCCGCAGGGTCGGGACTTGGTGGTTTGATCTGGTCGCTCGCGGTCGGTGCAATGATCCCGCGGATAGGTTTGGCCTGGACATTCCGTGTGCTAGGAATCGTCTCGTGCGCCGTGAATCTAGTCAGTGCGAACCTGCTTCGAGACCGCAATAAAGTCATCGGCAGCCGTCTGACGGCATTTCACTTCCCACTCCTACGCCGGCCGGAGTTTCTATTCTTTCTCTGCTGGGGATTTTTCAGTATGCTGGGCTACGTATCGCTGCTGTTTAGCATGGCCGATTTCGCACTATCAATCGGCCTCTCCTCGCACCAGGCGAGTATTGTTTCAGCCCTCCTGAATCTGGGACAGGGCCTGGGTCGTCCATTCGTGGGCATGTTCAGCGACCGGCTAGGCCGCATCAATATCGCCACGctgctttctttctgctgCGGCTTCTTCTGTCTAATTATATGGATCTTCGCGGACAGTATGGGCGTCGCCTGCTTCTTTGCAGTCTTGGTTGGCACCGTCTCCGGTACATATTGGGCAACTGTCTCACCTGTGCTGGCTGAAATCATCGGCCTGAAAGACCTACCCTCCGGTCTCAGCATTGCTTGGCTATGCCTCGTCGCACCCTGCACCGTTGCCGAGCCTATTGCCTTGGAACTTCGCACTCACCTCCCCGGCGGTGGAACATCCTATCAACATCTCCAAATCTTCACGGGGTTTGCATATGTTGCCGCCTCCTTATTCCTGTGGCTTGTCCGTGGCTGGAAGGTCGGCGAGCAGGAGCGTGAAGAGCGGCGACGTGAAGAGGCCACCCAGGGTGGGCCTCTGACGGAAGAGGTTGCTGGGAATGAAAAACGAGACCGTCCTGCCACTATCCTGTCTACTTCGACTTCCGCCGCCACTACTAATGCGCAATTGTGGGCTCCATTCGGTCTGGTACGCAGAATGGTTGCTATGAAGCGCGTTTGA
- a CDS encoding uncharacterized protein (ID:PFLUO_008963-T1.cds;~source:funannotate), producing MSDLEDNLPPRAASAFSMYRQTDAGEDEPRSSSSLASRRTSTNRPNSIAFDPPRSVSGRSKIFPAEVFSRTLPDSSIPHYQENQQRRQEREEARSLRDALQQVDLQDEGSLYQAAQDEAAELVWAHQNPGVPYKDPHGPYRNPDNTKRYSGRVSSTKGPRSFTSSTRIPSGSSGGSSSSPDSQKVSSSWRSSLSKDKSYGPLKKNSKVNFALPAEDTDASKTRNISSGSSKGIFRNPNDQIYEEPRDPGNPEQDGQAGLSRSDSSALKSKSRNSFQRMGKPLPWLRGRSSDNDRPILDKIARFDIHKNPPSQTQNPDYTKNDALTKQPPSNQEETAPTKGGMEIRSDDIRAATSKKLKDRSDNLPKPSAVSDRAGRPIVSFDPKWQPTEQSRPSRQVCESTSRAPPPVPAAPTIQVSEAPPIPVINVPDIQEPTISEISEPSRQENQPATRSSQSQQPVPKKQSSNSRGQWYSPYTRSGVPTACCESCSLGISGRIVTAGGSRFHPECFTCFHCQTALECVAFYEEPESSRAERLANASPHDGEAHVSRFYCHLDFHELFSPRCKSCKTPIEGEVVVACGAEWHVGHFFCAECGDPFNPQTPFVEKDGFAWCLNCHSRRTAPRCQGCKQNVLDEVVISAIGGQWHERCFVCHECGDGFGSEGRFFVREGEPRRTAKGRIIGGPVQLAICEKCEGIRLKSPGMC from the coding sequence ATGTCAGATCTCGAGGATAACCTTCCTCCACGCGCGGCCTCCGCGTTCTCCATGTATCGGCAAACCGAcgcgggcgaggacgagcctcgctccagcagctcccTGGCTTCTCGCCGCACCTCGACCAACCGCCCCAACTCGATTGCTTTTGATCCACCACGCTCAGTCTCTGGGCGCAGCAAGATATTCCCTGCCGAGGTGTTTTCTCGTACGCTCCCGGACTCCTCGATCCCGCATTACCAGGAAAACCAGCAGCGACGCcaggagagagaagaggcaCGGTCCCTTCGGGATGCCCTGCAGCAAGTAGACTTGCAGGATGAGGGAAGTCTGTACCAAGCGGCGCAGGATGAAGCTGCGGAACTGGTGTGGGCGCACCAGAACCCCGGCGTGCCATACAAAGACCCCCATGGCCCTTACCGCAACCCGGATAACACCAAGCGATATTCGGGTCGGGTTTCGAGTACAAAAGGCCCGCGAAGCTTCACCTCTTCCACTCGGATTCCAAGTGGATCATCTGGTGGCAGCTCTTCCAGTCCTGACAGCCAGAAAGTCTCGAGCTCCTGGCGTTCGTCTCTCTCCAAGGATAAGAGCTACGGGCCTTTGAAGAAGAATTCTAAAGTGAACTTTGCATTGCCTGCAGAGGATACCGACGCATCGAAAACAAGAAATATCAGCAGTGGTTCTTCCAAGGGAATCTTCAGAAATCCCAATGATCAAATCTATGAGGAGCCTCGTGATCCTGGCAACCCGGAACAAGATGGCCAAGCCGGCTTGTCCAGGTCCGACTCGTCCGCTCTGAAGTCAAAGTCGCGCAATTCTTTCCAGAGAATGGGCAAACCTCTTCCTTGGCTGCGCGGTAGAAGCTCCGACAATGACCGTCCCATATTAGACAAGATCGCCCGGTTTGACATCCACAAGAACCCTcccagccagacccagaaccCCGACTATACGAAAAACGATGCCCTGACCAAACAGCCTCCCAGCAACCAGGAGGAGACCGCGCCTACAAAGGGAGGAATGGAGATCCGCAGTGATGACATCCGCGCAGCCACCAGTAAGAAGTTGAAAGACCGAAGTGACAACTTGCCCAAGCCTTCCGCGGTCAGTGATCGAGCCGGCCGGCCCATTGTCAGCTTTGATCCCAAATGGCAGCCAACTGAGCAGTCGCGGCCTAGTCGTCAGGTTTGCGAGTCGACCTCCCGAGCCCCTCCTCCAGTCCCGGCGGCACCAACGATCCAAGTATCCGAGGCCCCTCCAATCCCAGTGATCAATGTCCCGGACATCCAAGAACCGACAATCTCCGAGATTTCAGAGCCCTCTCGCCAAGAGAATCAGCCCGCAACTAGGAGTAGCCAGAGCCAACAGCCAGTCCCAAAGAAGCAATCCTCCAACTCGCGCGGCCAATGGTACTCACCATACACGCGGAGCGGTGTCCCAACGGCGTGCTGCGAGTCCTGTTCACTTGGGATCTCTGGAAGGATTGTAACCGCTGGAGGCTCACGGTTCCATCCAGAATGCTTCACCTGTTTCCACTGCCAGACGGCGCTCGAATGCGTGGCTTTCTACGAGGAACCCGAGTCCAGTCGTGCGGAACGACTGGCAAATGCATCACCCCATGACGGAGAAGCCCACGTCTCCCGGTTCTATTGCCACCTGGACTTCCATGAACTCTTCAGCCCCCGCTGTAAGAGCTGCAAGACCCCGATTGAaggcgaggtggtggttgcCTGTGGTGCCGAATGGCATGTCGGCCATTTCTTCTGCGCCGAGTGTGGTGATCCCTTCAACCCACAGACCCCgtttgtggagaaggacgGTTTTGCATGGTGTCTCAACTGCCATTCCCGCCGCACAGCGCCGCGCTGCCAGGGCTGTAAACAGAATGTGCTGGACGAGGTCGTCATTTCTGCCATTGGCGGACAGTGGCACGAACGCTGTTTCGTCTGCCATGAATGTGGCGATGGGTTTGGATCTGAGGGACGCTTCTTCGTTCGCGAGGGCGAGCCCAGGCGGACGGCAAAGGGGCGCATTATCGGTGGCCCAGTGCAATTGGCCATCTGTGAGAAGTGCGAAGGCATCCGTCTCAAATCTCCTGGGATGTGTTAG